GTGAGACGGTTTCTCTGCCGCCACTAAAGGGCTATGATGGTCCAGTGGGTATCATACTGGGCATGGAAGGCGGCCTGTCCAGCAACTGCACTCCAAAGGTCGTCACCCTGACTTTACCTGTCCCCAAGGCTGATTTAAGACAGCGTTTCTGGGAGGACAGTTTCAGCGGCCACATGGTTGAAGACCTCGGACAAATAGCCGAGAGATTTCGCCTGCCCGGTGATTTTATTCGCAAAGTGGCACATGGGGCCATTGCCCATGCCGGGCTGGAAGGAAACCATATGATCACAGCCAATGATGTCAGGTCCGCCGCCCGCACATTAAATCGGCAGATGCTCGATACGCTGGCCAGTCCAATCCAGACCGGTGGTCACTGGCAGGACCTGGTGTCATCTGAAACAACATCTGCTAAACTCAACGAACTTTTTCTTAGATGCCGGCACCGCGAGAAACTGCTGGACCATTTAGGCGGTGCCTTTGGCAATGGAACCAACTGCGGTGTCCGCACCCTGTTCACCGGGGCAAGCGGCACCGGCAAGACCCTCGCAGCCGGCATCCTGGCGGCTGAACTGGGTATGGATCTCTATCGCGTTGACCTGGCCGCGGTAATTAACAAGTACATTGGAGAGACAGAAAAAAATCTTCATCGTGTACTTTCAAGGGCTGAGGCCCTGGATGTAGTCTTGCTTCTTGATGAAGGCGACGCCCTGCTTGGTCATCGCACGGAGGTAAAATCAGCCAACGACCGTTATGCCAACCTGGAAACCAACTACCTGCTTCAGCGCCTGGAAAACTATCAGGGTATTGTCGCGATCACGACCAACCTGGTAGAGAATATTGACCGGGCCTTTCAACGGCGTATGGATGTGGTTGTACCTTTCTTTCCTCCCCAGGTCGAAGAGAGGTTCCATATTCTTCAGCTTCACCTGCCTGACACCCATCAGGTTGATTCCGAATTTATGGCGCTTGCCGCACGCCGCTGTGCCGTAAATGGCGGTCAGCTGCGTAATGCCGTTCTTCATGCCACCTTGCTGTCCATAGATGCCGGCCGCAGCGTTGATAATGATCATCTCAAAGAGGGTTTGCGAAGCGAGTACCGTAAGGCGGGCGCCACCTTTCCACTTGATAATATGGGTGACCCGGTTGAACGGGATGGTGGCATGGAAAGTTTTGTAGATGCTTTGAACTTCACATCAGTTGACCAGGCGACTTATCGTGGCTGAACGGGATTTCAAACGGTT
The DNA window shown above is from uncultured Desulfobacter sp. and carries:
- a CDS encoding AAA family ATPase, translated to MTKKDKLYFSHVSPGTAGHFVIYLYAAIYRLMNQIRRLSEVGGSSLEEVFERYPFLGEYFNEMRSYMPRNISWDEATGWWRRQLELWEAQASSHLPLRALIQKGSIGFASCLAFMVTGLVEEDSRFGTLFAELQEPLNQRRPTLEMVGQMMMDEAVAGQMDPWSICRSLLDMGLVEAPNRQAPRSEWVLKVPSLLWDAVRGQVSGSPAPWCRYHAEQSLGDLPGLIADTRTREHLEKIPGLIRTGMAQMVIIRAMQGAHSIEVMGTIARSLGFGLLNIDGSGLGEDQQVLQIGPLCTMANAMPVFTYDPGPGETVSLPPLKGYDGPVGIILGMEGGLSSNCTPKVVTLTLPVPKADLRQRFWEDSFSGHMVEDLGQIAERFRLPGDFIRKVAHGAIAHAGLEGNHMITANDVRSAARTLNRQMLDTLASPIQTGGHWQDLVSSETTSAKLNELFLRCRHREKLLDHLGGAFGNGTNCGVRTLFTGASGTGKTLAAGILAAELGMDLYRVDLAAVINKYIGETEKNLHRVLSRAEALDVVLLLDEGDALLGHRTEVKSANDRYANLETNYLLQRLENYQGIVAITTNLVENIDRAFQRRMDVVVPFFPPQVEERFHILQLHLPDTHQVDSEFMALAARRCAVNGGQLRNAVLHATLLSIDAGRSVDNDHLKEGLRSEYRKAGATFPLDNMGDPVERDGGMESFVDALNFTSVDQATYRG